From a single Scomber japonicus isolate fScoJap1 chromosome 12, fScoJap1.pri, whole genome shotgun sequence genomic region:
- the dhrs12lb gene encoding dehydrogenase/reductase SDR family member 12 codes for MSLYRNAVWFLNGIHQYTRKGYEAASKDFEPQDLDVSVVGRSFMVTGANSGIGKSTAMAIAKKGGRVHMVCRNKDKAEEARAQIVSESGNTEVYIHIVDMSETRKVWEFAEAFKKQYPSLNVLINNAGCMVHKREMNDEGLEKNFSTNTMGVYILTQTLIPLLQKSRDPRVITVSSGGMLVQKLRVDNLQSEKGRFDGVMVYAQNKRQQVVLTQIWAKTNPVIHFSVMHPGWVDTPAVSTSMPQFHQMMGDRLRSVEQGADTVVWLALSRAAALTRSGQFFQDRRPVPAHLPLAWTHTAPKEIQTFMAKLENLSEAVQSLGPYKPQVV; via the exons ATGTCTCTGTACCGAAATGCCGTCTGGTTTCTGAACGGAATTCATCAGTATACAAG GAAGGGATATGAAGCAGCATCTAAAGACTTTGAGCCCCAGGATCTGGATGTGTCCGTTGTGGGAAGGTCTTTTATGGTCACCGGGGCCAACAGTGGAATTGGCAAATCGACTGCCATGGCTATAGCCAAGAAAG GTGGGAGAGTCCACATGGTCTGTAGGAACAAAGATAAAGCTGAAGAGGCCAGGGCACAAATTGTCAGCGAGTCGGGGAataca GAGGTGTACATCCATATTGTGGACATGTCAGAAACACGCAAAGTGTGGGAGTTTGCTGAGGCCTTCAAGAAGCAGTACCCATCCTTAAATGTGTTG ATAAACAATGCAGGGTGTATGGTGCACAAGAGAGAGATGAACGATGAGGGGCTTGAGAAGAACTTTTCCACTAATACGATGG GGGTATACATCCTCACTCAAACTCTCATACCACTTCTACAGAAGAGCCGGGATCCCAGGGTG ATCACTGTGTCCTCAGGAGGCATGCTGGTCCAGAAACTCCGTGTTGACAACTTGCAGTCAGAGAAGGGCCGCTTTGATGGTGTCATGGTGTATGCCCAGAACAAG AGACAGCAGGTGGTGCTGACACAAATATGGGCCAAAACCAACCCTGTTATTCACTTCTCTGTGATGCATCCAGGCTGGGTAGATACACCAG CTGTTTCTACATCAATGCCTCAGTTCCACCAGATGATGGGGGACAGGCTGCGCAGTGTGGAGCAAGGAGCTGACACTGTGGTGTGGTTGGCCTTGTCCAGAGCTGCTGCCTTAACACGCAGCGGGCAGTTCTTTCAAG ATCGAAGGCCAGTTCCTGCCCACCTCCCTCTGGCTTGGACTCACACTGCTCCTAAAGAGATTCAGACCTTCATGGCTAAACTGGAGAATCTGTCAGAAGCTGTTCAGTCTCTGGGCCCTTACAAACCTCAGGTTGTCTAA
- the LOC128369030 gene encoding cullin-3-like, which yields MSNLKGGTKKDTKMRIRAFPMTMDEKYVNNIWDLLKNAIQEIQRKNNSGLSFEELYRNAYTMVLHKHGEKLYTGLREVVTEHLINKVREDVLNSLNNNFLQTLNQAWNDHQTAMVMIRDILMYMDRVYVQQNNVENVYNLGLIIFRDQVVRYGCIRDHLRQTLLDMIARERKGEVVDRGAIRNACQMLMILGLDGRSVYEEDFEGPFLDMSAEFFQMESQKFLAENSASVYIKKVEARINEEIERVMHCLDKSTEEPIVKVVERELISKHMKTIVEMENSGLVHMLKNGKTEDLACMYKLFSRVPNGLKTMCECMSSYLREQGKALVSEEGEGKNPVDYIQGLLDLKTRFDRFLLESFNNDRLFKQTIAGDFEYFLNLNSRSPEYLSLFIDDKLKKGVKGLTEQEVESILDKAMVLFRFMQEKDVFERYYKQHLGRRLLSNKSVSDDSEKNMISKLKTECGCQFTSKLEGMFRDMSISNTTMDEFRQHIQSTSASLSGVDLTVRVLTTGYWPTQSATPKCTIPPAPRHAFEVFRRFYLAKHSGRQLTLQHHMGGADLNATFYGAVKKEDGSEVGVGGAQVTGSNTRKHILQVSTFQMTILMLFNNREKCTFEEIQQETDIPERELVRALQSLACGKPTQRVLTKEPKSKEIENGHVFTVNDQFTSKLHRVKIQTVAAKQGESDPERKETRQKVDDDRKHEIEAAIVRIMKSRKKMQHNVLVAEVTQQLRARFLPSPVVIKKRIEGLIEREYLARTPEDRKVYTYVA from the exons ATGACAATGGATGAGAAGTATGTGAACAACATCTGGGACCTTCTGAAGAATGCCATCCAGGAGATTCAGAGGAAGAACAACAGTGGGCTCAGCTTTGAGGAGCTGTACAGGAACGCCTACACGATGGTGCTCCACAAGCATGGAGAGAAGCTCTACACAGGCCTGAGGGAGGTCGTCACAGAGCACCTCATCAACAAA GTACGGGAAGACGTCCTAAACTCTCTAAATAATAACTTTCTGCAAACACTGAATCAGGCCTGGAATGACCATCAAACTGCCATGGTTATGATCAGAGACATCCTCATGTACATG GACCGAGTCTATGTTCAGCAAAACAATGTGGAGAATGTGTACAACCTCGGCCTCATCATATTCAGGGACCAGGTGGTGCGCTACGGCTGCATTCGAGATCACTTACGGCAGACGTTACTGGACATGATCGCACgtgagaggaagggagaagtgGTGGACAG AGGGGCAATCAGAAATGCTTGCCAGATGCTGATGATTCTTGGCCTGGATGGCAGATCTGTTTATGAGGAGGACTTCGAAGGCCCATTCTTAGATATGTCAGCCGAATTCTTCCAG ATGGAGAGCCAAAAGTTCCTAGCAGAAAACAGTGCCAGTGTCTACATTAAGAAGGTAGAGGCCAGAATCAATGAGGAGATCGAGCGAGTAATGCACTGCCTGGACAAGTCAACAGAGGAGCCCATTGTCAAGGTGGTGGAAAGGGAGCTCATTTCTAAACACATGAAGACTATTGTAGAGATGGAGAACTCTGGTCTTGTCCATATGCTCAAGAATGGCAAGACAGAAG ACCTGGCATGCATGTACAAGCTGTTCAGTCGGGTGCCAAATGGCCTGAAAACTATGTGCGAGTGTATGAGCTCTTACCTGAGAGAACAGGGCAAGGCTCTTGTGTCAGAAGAAGGAGAAGGCAAGAACCCTGTCGACTATATCCAG GGCCTGCTAGACCTCAAAACACGTTTTGATCGTTTCCTCCTTGAGTCGTTCAACAATGACAGATTGTTCAAACAAACCATAGCCGGAGACTTTGAGTATTTTCTCAATCTCAACTCCCGCTCACCAGAGTACCTATCCCTCTTCATCGATGATAAGCTCAAGAAGGGAGTCAAAGGG TTGACAGAACAGGAGGTGGAGTCTATCCTTGACAAAGCGATGGTGCTGTTCAGGTTCATGCAGGAGAAGGATGTGTTTGAAAGGTACTACAAGCAGCATCTGGGCCGCAGGCTGCTCAGCAACAAGAGTGTCTCAGACGACTCAGAGAAGAACATGATCTCTAAGCTCAAG ACAGAATGTGGCTGTCAGTTCACTTCAAAACTGGAAGGGATGTTTAGAGACATGAGCATCTCCAACACTACCATGGATGAGTTCAGGCAGCATATACAGTCTACGTCG GCATCTCTAAGTGGAGTGGACCTCACAGTAAGAGTCCTCACTACTGGTTACTGGCCTACACAGTCAGCAACACCCAAATGCACCATCCCCCCTGCTCCCAGACACGCCTTTGAAGTCTTTAGGAG gTTTTACCTCGCCAAACACAGCGGTAGACAGCTCACATTGCAGCACCACATGGGTGGAGCAGACCTAAATGCAACTTTCTATGGAGCTGTTAAAAAG GAGGATGGGTCAGAAGTGGGTGTGGGAGGCGCCCAGGTGACGGGCTCTAACACCCGTAAGCACATACTGCAGGTCTCCACCTTCCAGATGACCATTCTCATGCTCTTCAACAACAGAGAAAAGTGCACTTTTGAG GAGATCCAGCAGGAGACAGATATTCCTGAGCGGGAGCTGGTGCGAGCGTTGCAGTCTTTGGCCTGTGGGAAACCCACACAGAGAGTTCTCACCAAGGAGCCAAAGTCCAAGGAGATAGAGAATGGCCATGTGTTTACAGTCAATGATCAGTTTACTTCCAAACTGCACAGAGTCAAAATACAGACAG TTGCTGCTAAACAAGGGGAGTCAGATCCTGAAAGGAAAGAGACGCGGCAGAAAGTGGATGATGACAGGAAGCATGAGATTGAGGCAGCCATTGTCCGAATCATGAAGTCGAGGAAGAAGATGCAGCACAATGTCCTGGTGGCAGAG GTGACTCAGCAGCTCCGGGCTCGTTTTCTTCCCAGTCCTGTGGTAATCAAAAAGCGTATAGAAGGACTAATAGAAAGAGAATACTTGGCGAGGACACCAGAAGATCGTAAAGTGTACACCTACGTTGCGTAA
- the scg2b gene encoding secretogranin-2b: MLHFHHKLPAGGAVVLLAFLLHGCAVQAASLPRHYRLRGGESDGQPAAYPPSTDMIKALEYIENLKQRNGGRPEPVDYDEVDKFRVLLQLASQQDEGPGERQPAPGIQRQDITAEQLMKALLKSLQDQAARDAKVIPASAARNDRRTHRHRTKDTEIPESAAPVDYGNSPRPHKKYPLMFEDEENTDASKRATEDLDEQYTPQSLANLRSIFEELGRMPTATGQKRGVFGDDDDDDEDVLSLRNQAYEDVAGGEEWVPVEDREETEEMVNRSHEEMDRALGEQDEAEREEMQRRASQNQEDADDDTKLVDYYLLKVLEMSDQTQKRDKIGEQRKRLIRPSIVDPRTVKELLELSLKLHVPPQDLIDMLLTEELRKLHRNTQAPTRYTTGQTPKIRYYSRRLPLKSKPAPEDMDREDFLDIIGVETISNEYPVMQRPLKTSPSSDRIPAVSKPAANPGPVKIPPPSGRRENLFLSELNKMPLKRQTDGGDDDDDDGDVEDEVTTYLAAKILTEYPNTIAKRDTQAQLKGQFPYELYERAMKDYLGQADTDKRSVAKRETEMATEKVNPTEMQGKEEITAKTSAPQTVIDEDEGHREKTVAGM, encoded by the coding sequence ATGCTGCATTTCCACCACAAGTTGCCCGCGGGGGGAGCCGTGGTCCTGCTCGCCTTCCTCCTCCACGGATGCGCCGTGCAGGCTGCGTCTCTCCCCCGCCACTACAGGCTCCGAGGCGGGGAGAGTGATGGGCAGCCGGCTGCCTATCCACCCAGCACCGACATGATCAAAGCCCTGGAGTACATTGAAAACCTGAAGCAGCGGAACGGGGGTCGGCCCGAACCCGTGGATTATGACGAAGTGGACAAATTCAGGGTCCTGCTTCAGCTCGCCTCGCAGCAGGACGAGGGTCCCGGGGAACGTCAGCCTGCCCCCGGCATACAGAGGCAGGACATTACCGCTGAGCAGCTGATGAAAGCCCTGCTCAAGTCTCTCCAGGATCAAGCTGCTAGAGACGCAAAGGTCATCCCCGCGTCGGCCGCCAGGAACGATCGCCGCACGCATAGGCACCGCACCAAAGACACTGAAATCCCCGAGAGCGCCGCACCGGTAGACTACGGTAATTCTCCCAGACCCCACAAGAAATATCCGCTGATGTTTGAGGACGAGGAGAATACGGACGCTTCAAAACGGGCCACAGAGGACCTGGACGAGCAGTATACACCTCAGAGCCTCGCCAATTTACGCTCCATCTTTGAAGAGCTCGGGAGGATGCCCACCGCCACCGGCCAGAAGAGAGGCGTGTTCGGGGACGACGATGACGACGACGAGGACGTGTTGAGTCTGAGAAACCAAGCCTACGAGGATGTGGCCGGAGGAGAGGAATGGGTCCCCGtggaggacagggaggagacggaggagatGGTCAACAGGAGTCATGAGGAAATGGACAGGGCGCTCGGTGAGCAAGACGAAGCCGAGAGGGAGGAAATGCAACGCCGTGCGAGCCAGAACCAAGAAGATGCTGATGATGACACTAAACTTGTAGATTACTACCTGTTGAAGGTCCTCGAGATGAGCGACCAGACGCAGAAGAGGGACAAGATCGGAGAAcaaagaaagagactgattcGCCCCTCCATTGTGGATCCCCGGACAGTGAAGGAGTTGCTGGAGCTCTCCCTGAAGCTTCACGTCCCACCACAGGACCTTATCGATATGCTGCTCACAGAGGAGCTCAGAAAGCTCCACCGCAACACCCAAGCCCCGACCCGCTACACAACCGGTCAGACACCCAAGATCAGGTACTACAGCCGCAGACTGCCGCTGAAGAGCAAACCCGCTCCGGAGGACATGGACAGAGAGGACTTTCTGGACATCATCGGCGTGGAGACTATCAGTAACGAGTACCCGGTGATGCAGAGACCCCTGAAGACTTCTCCTTCCTCGGACAGAATTCCAGCGGTGTCCAAACCTGCTGCTAATCCAGGACCAGTTAaaatccctcctccctccgGGCGCAGGGAGAACCTCTTTTTATCCGAGCTCAACAAGATGCCCCTGAAACGCCAGACTGACGGCGGggatgacgacgatgatgacGGCGACGTGGAAGACGAAGTGACGACCTACCTGGCGGCCAAAATCCTCACAGAGTACCCCAACACCATCGCCAAGCGGGACACCCAGGCGCAGCTGAAGGGACAGTTCCCCTACGAGCTGTACGAACGAGCCATGAAAGACTACTTGGGACAAGCGGACACTGACAAAAGGTCAGTAGCCAAGAGGGAAACCGAGATGGCCACAGAGAAAGTAAATCCCACAGAGATGCAGGGGAAAGAGGAAATCACGGCCAAGACCTCAGCTCCACAGACCGTGATTGATGAAGATGAGGGGCATCGTGAAAAAACAGTGGCTGGGATGTAG
- the ap1s3b gene encoding AP-1 complex subunit sigma-3b codes for MMRFLLLFSRQGKLRLQKWFTPISEREKKKIIRDMTAMVLTRQPRSCNFLHWKDLKIIYKRYASLYFCLGIENQENELLALEVIHRYVELLDKYFGNVCELDIIFNFEKAYFILDEFLMGGEVQETSKLMVNRAIEASDMLQETMEEYMSKPAF; via the exons ATG ATGCGTTTCCTGCTGCTCTTCAGTCGCCAGGGGAAGCTACGTCTACAGAAGTGGTTTACACCAATATCAGAACGTGAGAAAAAGAAGATCATTAGGGACATGACCGCTATGGTGTTGACACGGCAACCACGCTCCTGTAACTTTCTGCACTGGAAAGACCTTAAGATTATTTACAAGAG GTATGCAAGCTTGTATTTCTGCTTGGGCATAGAGAACCAGGAGAATGAGCTGTTAGCCTTGGAGGTTATTCATCGCTACGTGGAGCTGCTGGACAAATACTTTGGCAAT GTGTGTGAGCTGGACATAATCTTTAACTTTGAGAAGGCCTATTTTATCCTGGATGAGTTTCTAATGGGAGGAGAAGTACAGGAAACCTCCAAACTGATGGTGAATCGTGCCATCGAAGCGTCAGACATGTTACAGGAG acCATGGAGGAGTATATGAGCAAACCTGCATTTTAA